A genomic region of Thermodesulfobium narugense DSM 14796 contains the following coding sequences:
- the glmS gene encoding glutamine--fructose-6-phosphate transaminase (isomerizing), with the protein MCGIVGYIGSKNSADVVLHGLKKLEYRGYDSAGIAVVNESGDLDIRHAVGKILFLEDNLRDAPLNGFLGIGHTRWATHGEPCLKNAHPQVDCTSSIAVVHNGIIENYLELKENLLSKGHIFKSDTDTEVIAHLVEDYQKTYKDTFTSFLKALNDLRGVFAIALINSKEPDKIFAARQFAPLILGRGDGENFLASDIPAILKYTKSVYIMKDGEVAVISRNEINIFDMVGNMIKPNFFEVKWNEEDAEKGGFDHFMLKEISEQPLVVQETIGQRVFFENEFEPYKEELPKDIVRGISRICFVACGTSYHAALIGKFLMEYLADMPCEVDYSSEFRYRNAAVNNSVLTIAISQSGETADTLAAMREAKKRGSYVLAITNRLGSTANREADFSILTRAGLEIGVAATKTFTSQLVTLYILALYMGSCKRSISKKILDETLSYLLEVPKRLEEYFPKFLNDIEKSAKIYSGYKNMIFMGRGINYPVALEGALKLKEISYIHAEGYPAGEMKHGPIALLDPTTPVLAIATRSAVTYEKVLSNIEEAKSRRSRVVALISEGDKDAVNLVNDILYVPDVPEIVSPIYNVVPLQLFAYYAAVWLSRDPDKPRNLAKSVTVE; encoded by the coding sequence AAAAATTCAGCAGATGTAGTTCTGCACGGGTTAAAAAAGCTTGAATATAGGGGATATGATTCTGCAGGCATTGCTGTTGTAAATGAGTCTGGAGATCTTGACATTAGACATGCAGTAGGGAAAATTTTGTTTTTGGAAGACAACTTAAGAGATGCCCCCTTAAACGGTTTTTTAGGCATTGGCCATACTCGTTGGGCTACACATGGAGAACCATGTTTAAAAAATGCCCACCCTCAAGTAGATTGCACTTCTTCTATTGCTGTAGTTCACAATGGAATTATTGAGAATTATCTTGAACTTAAAGAAAATTTGTTATCCAAAGGCCATATCTTTAAATCCGATACTGATACCGAGGTAATTGCCCATCTTGTAGAGGATTATCAGAAAACTTATAAAGACACCTTTACTTCATTTTTAAAAGCGCTGAATGATTTAAGGGGTGTTTTTGCTATTGCTCTTATTAATTCTAAAGAACCTGATAAAATTTTTGCTGCAAGACAATTTGCGCCTCTAATTTTAGGTCGTGGCGATGGTGAAAACTTTTTGGCATCTGATATACCAGCAATATTAAAATATACTAAAAGTGTATATATTATGAAAGATGGTGAAGTTGCAGTAATAAGTAGAAACGAAATAAACATTTTCGATATGGTTGGAAACATGATCAAGCCTAATTTTTTTGAAGTTAAGTGGAATGAAGAAGATGCTGAAAAGGGCGGCTTCGATCACTTTATGTTAAAAGAAATTTCTGAGCAACCTCTGGTTGTACAAGAAACAATTGGCCAAAGAGTTTTCTTTGAAAATGAATTTGAGCCATATAAAGAAGAACTTCCAAAGGATATAGTAAGAGGAATTTCTAGAATTTGTTTTGTGGCATGCGGTACATCTTATCATGCTGCATTGATTGGAAAATTTTTAATGGAATATTTGGCAGATATGCCTTGTGAAGTTGATTACTCTTCAGAGTTTAGATATAGAAACGCAGCCGTAAATAACAGCGTTTTAACTATTGCAATATCCCAATCAGGTGAAACAGCTGATACTTTAGCTGCCATGAGAGAGGCTAAGAAAAGAGGTAGTTATGTTTTAGCTATTACTAATAGATTGGGTTCCACTGCAAATAGAGAAGCAGACTTTAGCATATTAACAAGAGCTGGTTTGGAAATTGGCGTTGCTGCTACCAAAACTTTTACTTCTCAATTGGTTACTCTGTACATTCTAGCTCTCTATATGGGCAGTTGTAAGAGGAGTATTTCCAAAAAAATATTGGATGAGACACTTAGTTATCTTCTTGAGGTACCCAAAAGACTTGAAGAATACTTTCCAAAGTTCTTAAACGATATTGAAAAAAGTGCAAAAATTTATTCTGGTTATAAAAATATGATTTTTATGGGTAGAGGCATTAATTACCCAGTTGCCCTTGAAGGTGCTTTAAAACTTAAAGAGATTTCATACATTCATGCTGAAGGATACCCTGCGGGTGAGATGAAACATGGACCCATAGCGCTTCTCGATCCTACTACACCTGTCTTAGCTATAGCTACAAGATCTGCTGTTACTTATGAAAAAGTTCTTTCAAATATTGAAGAGGCAAAGAGTAGAAGATCAAGAGTTGTGGCTCTGATTAGTGAAGGAGATAAGGATGCTGTTAATCTTGTAAACGATATCTTATATGTACCTGATGTACCTGAAATTGTTTCGCCAATTTATAATGTTGTTCCTTTGCAACTCTTTGCATATTATGCGGCGGTGTGGCTTTCTAGAGATCCAGATAAGCCAAGAAACCTTGCAAAATCAGTTACGGTGGAGTAA
- a CDS encoding cation diffusion facilitator family transporter, producing MDESHHYHHHEHVHDISNVKAINLYLVILLNFGIAFFEIIGGIFSGSVSLFSDAMHNFSDGISVFISYIALKVQNKKNDEKRTFGYKRSGIVSAFINSLALILISLFIFKEAYEKFLHPSNINSSVIISVAFLAIFANSLGVFLLYKGSKEDMNIKSSYLHLLGDTLSSIGVVVAGVLIFFFHINWVDPLIGALISLYILKESFDILKRSTNILFEGVPNNIDVYKIVEELKKIDGIKDIHHVHIWCLNEKNINFEAHVNIEDVMVSQTKKTLVEIEEKLKKFGINHVTIQFEHNFCNGIGVIKN from the coding sequence GTGGATGAGTCTCATCATTACCATCATCATGAACACGTTCATGATATATCTAATGTAAAAGCTATAAATTTATATTTAGTTATACTACTAAATTTTGGAATAGCTTTTTTTGAAATAATCGGTGGAATTTTTTCTGGAAGTGTCTCTCTTTTTTCTGATGCAATGCATAATTTTAGCGATGGCATCTCAGTGTTTATTAGCTATATTGCATTGAAGGTTCAAAACAAGAAAAATGATGAAAAGAGGACGTTTGGGTATAAAAGATCTGGTATTGTTTCGGCTTTTATTAATTCACTGGCTTTAATACTCATATCTTTATTTATTTTTAAAGAAGCCTATGAAAAATTTTTACATCCATCAAATATTAATAGCTCAGTTATAATTTCTGTTGCTTTTCTGGCTATATTTGCCAATTCTTTAGGAGTTTTTTTGCTTTATAAGGGATCTAAAGAAGACATGAATATCAAGTCTTCTTACTTACATCTTTTAGGGGATACGCTTTCATCTATTGGAGTTGTGGTAGCTGGAGTTTTAATATTTTTCTTTCACATAAATTGGGTTGATCCTTTAATAGGTGCATTAATTAGTTTATATATCTTAAAAGAAAGCTTTGATATTCTAAAGAGATCTACAAACATCTTATTCGAAGGCGTTCCAAACAATATAGACGTTTATAAAATTGTTGAAGAATTAAAAAAGATAGATGGAATTAAAGACATTCATCACGTTCATATATGGTGCTTGAATGAAAAGAATATTAATTTTGAGGCACACGTTAATATTGAAGATGTGATGGTTAGCCAGACAAAGAAAACGCTTGTTGAAATTGAAGAAAAGCTAAAAAAGTTTGGCATTAATCACGTAACAATTCAATTTGAACATAATTTTTGCAATGGTATTGGGGTAATTAAAAATTGA
- a CDS encoding bifunctional ADP-dependent NAD(P)H-hydrate dehydratase/NAD(P)H-hydrate epimerase: protein MFVLSSSDIRFEEEKLFSMGQTPLALMSIVGAMSALKFIEDFKNVCKVVAVCGKGNNAGDALALLYNLKLKGYDCSIYQPWGAATEECRVQRELCRSLGIEETSDLKSADVIVEGLLGVGFYGNLREETLKLIREINNLNKPIVSMDIPAGLNSDTGEPQPDAIRAAYTYSIGFLKRGYLFRQSYEYTGKVIVIDIGFPPPENGLKIFTSSDAKTLIKKKDDFSHKVEKGSLLVWAGSKQYPGALRLCLEGALNMGVGMSFSIVEDEFSILPPETIPIAERDFISNEIDEKISKKFRAVLIGPGLTNKRETFIKEFVSKTSLPLILDADALFPDIVDLIKDKEVVITPHEGEFRRIYKNDSDRVERFEAFLEQFPNITLVLKGPNTLVGKGSQKYVVPIADCDLAVAGSGDVLSGMIGALLSTGYDTLTASLLAVFVHAIIPEIARQKNMRVTRSSDLIKLLKALGGFENIIESCDFI, encoded by the coding sequence ATGTTTGTTTTGAGCTCTTCAGATATCAGGTTTGAAGAGGAAAAGCTTTTCTCTATGGGGCAGACTCCTTTAGCTCTTATGAGTATTGTAGGGGCAATGAGTGCATTAAAGTTTATAGAAGATTTTAAAAATGTGTGCAAAGTTGTGGCTGTCTGTGGTAAAGGCAATAATGCAGGAGATGCGCTTGCTTTGCTTTATAATTTGAAGCTAAAAGGCTATGATTGTTCTATTTACCAACCTTGGGGTGCAGCAACTGAAGAATGCAGAGTTCAAAGAGAACTTTGCAGATCCTTGGGTATTGAAGAAACTTCGGATTTGAAAAGTGCTGATGTGATTGTTGAGGGGCTTTTGGGGGTAGGCTTCTATGGAAATCTTAGAGAAGAGACTCTCAAATTAATAAGAGAAATAAACAACTTAAACAAGCCAATAGTTTCTATGGATATACCAGCGGGTCTAAATTCAGATACTGGAGAGCCACAACCTGATGCAATTAGAGCTGCATATACTTATTCTATAGGCTTTCTTAAAAGAGGCTATCTTTTCAGACAATCTTATGAATATACGGGTAAAGTAATTGTAATAGATATAGGATTTCCTCCTCCAGAAAACGGTTTAAAAATTTTTACCTCTTCTGATGCAAAAACTCTAATTAAAAAGAAAGATGATTTTTCTCATAAAGTAGAAAAGGGTTCGCTTCTTGTTTGGGCAGGTTCGAAACAATATCCTGGAGCGCTAAGACTTTGTTTGGAAGGTGCTCTGAATATGGGCGTCGGCATGAGTTTTTCTATTGTAGAAGACGAGTTTTCAATTTTACCCCCTGAAACAATTCCTATTGCTGAAAGAGATTTTATATCCAATGAAATTGATGAAAAAATATCAAAAAAATTTAGGGCTGTATTAATAGGTCCTGGACTTACAAACAAAAGGGAAACCTTTATAAAGGAGTTTGTTTCAAAAACAAGTTTGCCATTAATTTTGGACGCAGATGCCTTATTTCCAGATATAGTGGATTTGATAAAGGATAAAGAAGTGGTTATAACACCTCATGAAGGAGAATTTAGAAGAATATACAAGAATGATTCAGATAGAGTTGAAAGATTTGAAGCATTTCTTGAGCAATTTCCTAATATTACTTTAGTTCTTAAGGGTCCAAATACTCTGGTAGGGAAAGGCTCACAAAAATATGTAGTACCTATTGCGGATTGCGATCTGGCGGTAGCTGGCTCTGGAGATGTTTTAAGTGGCATGATAGGTGCACTTCTCTCCACTGGGTACGATACGCTTACCGCATCTCTTTTGGCAGTCTTTGTTCATGCAATAATTCCTGAAATTGCCAGACAAAAGAATATGAGAGTGACGAGATCTTCTGATTTAATAAAGCTTCTAAAAGCTTTGGGCGGATTTGAAAATATTATAGAAAGTTGCGACTTTATCTAA
- a CDS encoding methyltransferase family protein, with protein MIDRYLLMKPSIRGIFEWGVFILGGYLADFYFHILFLPFKIFFTVFGITLFICGMLIHWLSHKEHKQAHMKVEHIEKIVTGGIYSKIRHPGYLGLILAYFGLSFLFINMIPVVIAIVLSTLYIVTALKEEEYLINKFGKDYEEYMRRVRWRFIPKIF; from the coding sequence ATGATAGATAGATACCTTTTAATGAAACCTTCTATTAGAGGTATATTTGAATGGGGCGTATTTATATTGGGAGGGTATTTAGCAGATTTCTATTTTCATATATTGTTTTTACCCTTTAAGATATTTTTCACAGTTTTTGGTATTACACTTTTTATTTGTGGCATGCTTATTCATTGGTTGTCACATAAAGAACATAAGCAAGCTCATATGAAGGTGGAACATATAGAGAAAATAGTAACAGGAGGCATATATTCAAAGATAAGGCATCCAGGGTACTTAGGATTAATCTTAGCATATTTTGGTTTATCATTTTTGTTTATCAATATGATACCAGTCGTTATTGCGATAGTATTATCAACTCTATACATTGTTACTGCTTTAAAAGAAGAAGAATATTTAATTAACAAATTTGGAAAAGATTATGAAGAATATATGAGGCGAGTACGGTGGAGATTTATACCAAAAATATTCTAA
- the tuf gene encoding elongation factor Tu, whose protein sequence is MAKAKFDRTKTHLNVGTIGHIDHGKTTLTAALTMTLAAAGKAQAKRYEDIDSAPEEKARGITINIAHVEYETEKRHYAHVDCPGHVDYIKNMITGAAQMDGAVLVVAANDGPMPQTREHILLARQVGVPSIIVFMNKIDMVDDPELLDLVEMETRDLLSSYEFPGDEIPIIRGSALKAIEALQANSSLQRGQNEWVDKIWELADALDSYIPDPQRDIDKPFIMAIEDVFTITGRGTVVTGRIERGRIKPGDEVEIVGFSMQPKKTVCTSVEMFRKILDEGIAGDNVGCLLRGIDKDEVERGQVLAKPGSIKPFTKFNAEVYVLKKEEGGRHTPFFNGYRPQFYFRTTDVTGTIKLPEGVEMVMPGDNINMLVELISPVAIEEGLRFAIREGGRTVGAGVVTKTLE, encoded by the coding sequence ATGGCAAAAGCGAAATTTGACCGAACAAAGACACACCTTAACGTTGGTACCATTGGTCATATTGATCATGGAAAAACTACTTTGACTGCAGCTCTTACAATGACTCTTGCTGCTGCAGGAAAGGCTCAGGCAAAGAGATATGAGGATATTGACTCTGCTCCTGAGGAAAAGGCAAGAGGCATTACGATTAACATTGCTCACGTTGAGTATGAAACAGAAAAGAGACACTATGCACACGTAGACTGCCCAGGACACGTGGACTACATCAAGAACATGATTACTGGTGCAGCCCAGATGGACGGAGCAGTTCTTGTAGTAGCAGCAAACGATGGGCCAATGCCTCAGACAAGAGAACATATTCTTCTTGCAAGACAGGTAGGAGTGCCATCTATTATAGTCTTTATGAACAAGATTGATATGGTAGATGACCCTGAACTCCTTGATCTAGTAGAGATGGAAACAAGAGACCTTCTCTCTTCTTATGAATTTCCTGGAGACGAAATACCTATAATAAGAGGTTCTGCACTAAAAGCTATTGAAGCCCTTCAAGCAAACAGCTCTCTTCAAAGAGGACAAAATGAATGGGTAGACAAGATATGGGAGCTTGCAGATGCTCTAGACTCCTACATCCCAGACCCACAAAGAGACATAGACAAGCCATTCATCATGGCAATTGAAGACGTCTTCACAATCACAGGTAGAGGAACAGTAGTAACAGGCCGTATTGAAAGAGGCCGCATAAAGCCAGGAGATGAAGTAGAGATAGTAGGATTTTCCATGCAACCAAAAAAGACAGTCTGTACATCTGTAGAGATGTTTAGAAAGATATTAGACGAAGGCATAGCAGGAGACAATGTAGGGTGTCTTCTAAGAGGTATTGACAAGGACGAGGTAGAAAGGGGACAAGTCCTTGCAAAGCCAGGTTCAATCAAGCCCTTCACAAAGTTTAACGCAGAGGTATACGTCCTTAAAAAGGAAGAAGGCGGACGTCATACCCCATTCTTCAACGGATATCGTCCACAGTTCTACTTCAGAACCACAGACGTAACAGGTACAATAAAACTTCCAGAAGGCGTAGAGATGGTAATGCCTGGAGACAACATAAATATGCTTGTAGAGCTTATATCTCCAGTAGCAATTGAAGAAGGACTTCGTTTTGCAATACGTGAAGGCGGCAGAACTGTAGGTGCTGGCGTTGTCACTAAGACACTCGAATAA
- a CDS encoding ABC transporter permease yields the protein MKSLSRFYFILGFVILVPIIGGVIFAPLLTSYSPQAFDFSTLGTPQPPSFLHPLGTDIYGRDIFSRLLYGGRVSLGVALVAVSISVFLGTFLGSMSALLGKTFDFFFMRFVDAMLSFPLIFLLLAVQSVLKRPEIIYTMAIIGFTSWMGIARLVRTQTLSIKTSNFVLASKMFGASNFWILRKHILPNVLNIVLVSAVLGMSSAIMTESALSFLGLGVQPPYASWGNMLGEAQDYFLEYPYLLIFPGLCITLTILGFNFLGEALRLYMSPKEK from the coding sequence TTGAAAAGTTTATCGAGATTTTACTTTATTTTGGGTTTTGTAATATTGGTACCAATTATAGGGGGTGTAATTTTTGCACCCCTTTTAACTTCTTATTCGCCGCAAGCTTTTGACTTTTCTACACTAGGAACCCCGCAACCACCATCTTTTTTGCATCCTTTAGGTACGGATATTTATGGAAGAGATATTTTTTCCAGACTGCTATATGGAGGGCGAGTATCATTAGGCGTTGCTCTAGTTGCTGTAAGCATTTCTGTTTTTTTAGGTACATTTTTAGGCAGCATGTCTGCTCTACTTGGCAAGACATTTGACTTTTTCTTTATGAGATTTGTTGACGCAATGCTTTCCTTTCCTTTGATTTTCCTTCTGCTGGCAGTTCAATCTGTGTTAAAAAGGCCGGAAATTATTTATACAATGGCTATTATAGGTTTTACTAGCTGGATGGGAATAGCAAGACTTGTTAGAACACAAACTTTGTCGATAAAGACTTCCAACTTTGTTCTAGCAAGCAAGATGTTTGGTGCAAGCAATTTTTGGATTTTAAGGAAGCATATTTTGCCAAATGTGCTTAATATAGTTTTAGTTTCTGCTGTTTTAGGAATGTCCAGTGCAATTATGACTGAGTCTGCACTCTCTTTTTTGGGTTTAGGAGTACAACCACCCTATGCAAGTTGGGGCAACATGCTTGGTGAGGCACAGGATTATTTTCTCGAATATCCTTATCTTTTAATTTTTCCTGGTTTATGTATTACTCTAACTATTCTTGGATTTAACTTTTTAGGAGAAGCCCTAAGACTTTATATGAGTCCAAAAGAGAAGTAA
- the uvrB gene encoding excinuclease ABC subunit UvrB, with protein sequence MSSFKLFEPFKPAGDQERAIDQLVEGVEKGYKYQTLLGATGTGKTFTIANVINRVKKPTLIMAPNKTLAAQLCSELRTFFPENAVEYFISYYDYYQPEAYIPQRDLYIEKDASINDEIDRYRHSATRSLLEREDVIVVASVSCIYSLGQPEEYKTNSFVIREGDKLSRDDFIDQLIYMLYERNDYEFKRNNFRVNINVVDFIPSFDEYAYRVRFDEDSIRSITKLHPVSLEPVEKIESLWIFPASHFILRDEKLKRAIDSIRVELEERIKYFESLGKVVEAKRIEQRTLYDIEMLQTIGYCKGVENYSRHFTFRKPGEPPITLLDYFPKDFLVILDESHLSVPQIRGMYRGDEARKKNLIDFGFRLPSAYDNRPLRFEEFIEKANQIIFMSATPASFEKENSSQIVEQIIRPTGILDPIVEVRDFESQVNDSINETRENAKRGFRTLITTLTKRLAEDLANYLIQEGIKAYYLHSEQDAIERLDVLHNLRLGKYDVVVGINLLREGLDLPEVTRVLILDADKEGFLRSSTSLIQTIGRAARNVESKVILYASKITESMREAIDETNRRRKIQMEYNLKHNITPTSISKPISDIVDRDSEGNSIEEELRSIIKSNKNDLELTEKEIRTKMIEYAKEWKFEEAAKYRDLLKLLKNIFEDKEVDFATGLEEKIARKRSKGKRTRSKG encoded by the coding sequence ATGAGCAGTTTTAAACTATTTGAGCCCTTTAAGCCTGCCGGAGATCAGGAACGAGCGATAGATCAATTGGTTGAGGGAGTAGAAAAAGGCTATAAGTATCAAACTTTATTGGGTGCAACTGGAACTGGAAAGACTTTTACCATTGCAAATGTGATAAATAGAGTAAAAAAACCTACATTAATTATGGCTCCAAACAAAACCCTTGCTGCACAACTGTGTTCTGAATTGAGAACTTTTTTCCCTGAAAATGCAGTTGAATACTTTATTAGTTATTATGACTACTATCAACCAGAAGCCTACATACCTCAAAGGGATCTATATATAGAAAAGGATGCATCGATAAATGACGAGATAGATAGATATAGACACTCTGCTACTCGCTCGCTTCTTGAAAGAGAAGATGTAATAGTTGTAGCAAGTGTATCCTGCATTTATAGCCTTGGTCAGCCAGAAGAATATAAGACTAATTCGTTTGTTATTAGAGAAGGTGATAAGTTAAGTAGAGACGACTTTATTGATCAATTAATCTATATGCTTTATGAAAGAAATGATTATGAGTTTAAGAGAAACAATTTTAGGGTAAATATTAACGTAGTTGATTTTATACCTTCTTTTGATGAATATGCATATAGAGTTAGGTTTGATGAAGATTCTATAAGAAGCATCACAAAGCTTCATCCTGTAAGTCTCGAACCAGTTGAAAAGATTGAAAGCCTGTGGATTTTCCCAGCATCTCATTTTATTTTGAGAGATGAGAAACTAAAAAGGGCAATAGATTCGATTAGAGTTGAGCTTGAAGAAAGAATTAAGTACTTTGAAAGTCTAGGTAAAGTTGTAGAAGCCAAAAGGATCGAACAAAGAACTTTGTATGATATAGAGATGCTTCAAACTATTGGATATTGTAAAGGAGTGGAAAATTATTCAAGACATTTTACTTTTAGAAAGCCAGGAGAACCTCCTATTACACTTCTAGATTATTTTCCTAAGGATTTTCTCGTTATATTAGACGAATCTCATTTATCTGTTCCTCAAATAAGAGGAATGTATAGGGGAGATGAGGCAAGAAAGAAAAATCTCATTGATTTTGGCTTTAGATTGCCATCAGCTTACGATAACAGACCTCTTAGGTTTGAGGAATTTATTGAAAAAGCTAATCAAATAATTTTTATGTCTGCTACGCCTGCCTCATTTGAAAAGGAAAACAGCTCTCAAATTGTGGAACAGATAATAAGGCCAACAGGTATACTAGATCCTATAGTAGAGGTAAGGGATTTTGAAAGTCAAGTTAATGATTCTATAAATGAAACAAGGGAGAACGCTAAGAGAGGTTTTAGAACTCTTATAACGACTCTTACAAAAAGATTGGCTGAAGACCTTGCAAACTATCTAATCCAGGAAGGAATAAAGGCATATTATTTACACTCTGAACAGGATGCCATTGAAAGGCTTGACGTTCTTCATAATTTAAGGCTTGGAAAATATGATGTGGTGGTAGGAATTAATTTATTAAGAGAAGGATTAGATTTGCCTGAAGTTACCAGAGTTCTTATTCTGGATGCTGATAAGGAAGGTTTTTTGAGGTCATCTACTTCTTTAATCCAAACTATTGGAAGGGCAGCTAGAAACGTAGAATCAAAGGTAATACTGTATGCATCAAAAATCACTGAGTCCATGAGAGAGGCTATAGATGAAACTAATAGAAGAAGAAAGATTCAAATGGAGTATAATTTAAAACATAATATAACGCCTACTTCAATATCCAAGCCAATATCAGATATTGTTGATAGAGATTCCGAAGGAAACTCGATTGAAGAAGAACTTAGATCTATAATTAAATCTAATAAGAATGATTTAGAATTAACTGAGAAAGAAATAAGAACAAAAATGATAGAATATGCTAAAGAATGGAAGTTCGAAGAAGCTGCAAAGTATAGAGATCTATTAAAATTATTAAAAAATATCTTTGAGGACAAGGAGGTCGATTTTGCCACTGGACTGGAAGAAAAAATTGCAAGAAAACGTTCAAAAGGTAAAAGAACGCGTTCAAAAGGCTAA
- a CDS encoding YggS family pyridoxal phosphate-dependent enzyme, translating into MPLDWKKKLQENVQKVKERVQKAKEAAKRKDEVFILPVTKTKSTEIIRALIEMGFNVFGENRVREAKEKIKELSNVKFEMIGHLQTNKVKDALDIFTRIQSVDSLKLLTEINERAAKKKIVMPVLVEINISGESQKYGFLPGEVMNLFRVTSSLRFVNIEGLMGMASLTNDTDKIRKEFSTLRILYERLNAEGYNLNVLSMGMTDDFEVAIMEGSNMVRIGRAFFEGLEI; encoded by the coding sequence TTGCCACTGGACTGGAAGAAAAAATTGCAAGAAAACGTTCAAAAGGTAAAAGAACGCGTTCAAAAGGCTAAAGAAGCAGCCAAAAGAAAAGATGAAGTTTTTATATTGCCTGTTACAAAAACAAAATCTACTGAAATAATAAGAGCTCTAATTGAGATGGGCTTTAATGTTTTTGGAGAAAATAGGGTTAGAGAGGCAAAGGAAAAGATTAAAGAGCTAAGCAACGTTAAATTTGAAATGATTGGACATCTTCAAACCAATAAAGTAAAAGATGCTCTTGATATCTTTACCAGGATTCAATCGGTAGATTCATTAAAACTGTTAACCGAAATTAACGAAAGGGCTGCTAAAAAGAAGATTGTGATGCCAGTTCTTGTAGAAATAAATATTAGTGGTGAAAGTCAAAAATACGGATTTTTGCCTGGTGAGGTCATGAACCTTTTTAGAGTTACCTCGTCTTTAAGATTTGTAAACATTGAGGGCTTAATGGGCATGGCTTCTCTAACCAATGATACAGATAAGATAAGAAAAGAGTTTTCTACTCTTAGAATACTCTATGAAAGATTGAACGCAGAAGGGTATAACCTTAACGTATTATCAATGGGCATGACTGATGATTTTGAGGTAGCCATAATGGAAGGCTCTAATATGGTTAGAATTGGTAGAGCATTTTTTGAGGGATTAGAAATATGA
- the proC gene encoding pyrroline-5-carboxylate reductase — protein MIKIGILGAGRVGEAFLKGLKPLHEEGKIFVAASHRRLERREELGRKYSLKIFSSNDELVQSSDIVVITLKPDQFRSLAESMKRKALFKDKTVISVMAGITLNELYEKGGIERAFRIMPTLGVINQNGLMAMCASSLIQPQDWMDVESILSALGDVVRLEEDKFAAFTALGGSGPAYVALLMESLVDSGVTIGLSRSISKKIVEHLFESLVGLVEIYEHPVHLKEAVMSPNGTTAQGLLYLESTGVKGNIIQAVIKAYQRAREME, from the coding sequence ATGATAAAGATAGGAATTTTAGGTGCAGGAAGAGTTGGAGAGGCCTTTTTAAAGGGTCTTAAGCCTCTTCATGAGGAAGGAAAGATATTTGTTGCTGCTAGTCATAGAAGGCTTGAGAGGAGAGAAGAACTTGGTAGAAAGTATTCTCTTAAAATATTTTCTTCCAACGATGAGCTTGTTCAATCGTCAGATATTGTAGTTATAACTTTAAAACCTGATCAATTCAGATCGCTTGCAGAATCTATGAAAAGAAAGGCATTGTTTAAAGATAAAACTGTTATTAGCGTTATGGCAGGCATAACTCTTAACGAGCTTTATGAAAAAGGGGGTATAGAAAGAGCGTTTAGAATTATGCCGACATTAGGTGTAATAAATCAGAATGGTTTGATGGCAATGTGCGCATCAAGTCTTATTCAACCTCAGGATTGGATGGATGTTGAGTCTATTTTGTCGGCTTTAGGTGATGTTGTAAGACTAGAGGAAGACAAATTTGCTGCATTTACAGCCCTTGGAGGTTCGGGCCCTGCATATGTAGCTCTATTAATGGAATCTTTGGTTGATTCAGGAGTTACAATTGGGCTTTCAAGAAGTATATCGAAGAAAATTGTTGAACACCTTTTCGAATCACTTGTTGGTTTAGTGGAAATATACGAGCATCCAGTTCATCTGAAAGAAGCTGTTATGTCGCCAAATGGCACAACAGCTCAGGGACTTTTGTATTTGGAATCTACTGGTGTGAAGGGAAATATAATTCAGGCTGTTATAAAAGCATATCAGAGAGCGAGGGAAATGGAGTGA